The proteins below come from a single Streptococcus canis genomic window:
- a CDS encoding ATP-dependent Clp protease ATP-binding subunit, with product MIMYSLKMQEIFRQAQFQAARFDSHYLETWHILLAMARVDQSLAGLVLSEFDAKVAVEEYEAAAILAIGKNPKGQVSHVDFKPQSKTLTNVLQFAQAISQITKDPEVGSEHVLFAMLLNPDIMASRLLEMAGYRIKDKGNGEPRLADLRKAIEIHAGYSKETIKTIHELRKPKKTKVQGTFSDMMKPPSTTGDLADFTRDLTEMAKQGLLEPVIGRDAEVSRMIQVLSRKTKNNPVLVGDAGVGKTALAYGLAQRIVNGAIPYELQDMRVLELDMMSVVAGTRFRGDFEERMNQIIDDIEADGKIILFVDELHTIMGSGSGIDSTLDAANILKPALSRGTLHMVGATTQEEYQKHIEKDAALSRRFAKILIEEPNLEDAYQILLGLKTSYETYHNVSISDQAVHTAVKMAHRYLTSKNLPDSAIDLLDEASATVQSMVKKSSSEIITPIDQALLDGDIKKVSRLLAKEAKGQTRRPRPVTEDDIMATLSKLSGIPLEKLSQADSKKYLNLEKELHKRVIGQEDAVSAISRAIRRNQSGIRTGKRPIGSFMFLGPTGVGKTELAKALAEVLFDDASALIRFDMSEYMEKFAASRLNGAPPGYVGYDEGGELTEKVRNKPYSVLLFDEVEKAHPDIFNVLLQVLDDGMLTDSRGRKVDFSNTIIIMTSNLGATALRDDKTVGFGVKGVSHDHQAMEKRILEELKKAYRPEFINRIDEKVVFHSLTQENMREVVKIMVQPLIASLAEKGITLKFQPMALKYLSEEGYDVEMGARPLRRTLQTQVEDKLSELILAGDLASGHTLKIGLSHGKLSFNVG from the coding sequence GTCCTTAGCAGGTCTAGTGCTAAGTGAATTTGATGCTAAAGTTGCAGTGGAAGAATACGAAGCTGCCGCTATTTTAGCTATAGGAAAAAATCCTAAAGGTCAGGTGTCACACGTGGATTTCAAGCCTCAATCCAAGACCTTGACGAATGTGTTACAGTTTGCGCAGGCTATTAGTCAAATCACTAAAGACCCAGAAGTCGGCTCTGAACATGTGCTCTTTGCCATGCTACTCAATCCTGATATTATGGCAAGTCGTCTCTTGGAAATGGCTGGGTATCGCATCAAAGATAAAGGAAATGGGGAACCTCGCTTAGCTGATTTGCGAAAGGCCATTGAGATTCACGCAGGTTATAGCAAAGAAACCATTAAGACTATCCATGAGTTACGCAAACCAAAGAAAACGAAGGTTCAAGGAACCTTCTCAGATATGATGAAACCACCAAGCACGACGGGTGATTTGGCTGACTTCACCAGAGATTTGACCGAGATGGCAAAACAAGGTCTGCTAGAGCCTGTCATTGGTCGTGATGCCGAAGTATCTCGCATGATTCAAGTGCTCAGTCGTAAAACCAAAAACAATCCTGTTCTTGTTGGAGATGCAGGGGTTGGTAAAACTGCCCTTGCCTATGGTCTTGCCCAACGTATTGTGAATGGAGCCATTCCTTATGAACTGCAAGACATGCGCGTCCTCGAATTGGACATGATGAGCGTCGTTGCGGGGACACGTTTTCGTGGTGATTTTGAAGAACGCATGAACCAGATTATTGATGACATTGAAGCAGATGGCAAGATTATCCTCTTTGTGGATGAATTGCATACCATTATGGGGTCAGGAAGCGGTATTGATAGCACACTTGATGCTGCTAATATTTTGAAACCAGCCCTATCTCGTGGCACCCTTCACATGGTCGGAGCAACAACGCAGGAAGAGTACCAAAAACATATTGAAAAGGACGCCGCTCTTTCTCGCCGCTTTGCCAAAATTTTAATTGAAGAGCCTAACCTAGAAGACGCCTATCAGATTTTACTAGGTTTGAAGACTTCCTATGAAACCTACCATAATGTGTCAATTTCTGATCAGGCAGTGCATACAGCTGTTAAAATGGCGCATCGCTACCTAACTAGTAAAAATCTTCCAGATTCAGCCATCGATTTGTTGGACGAAGCTAGCGCTACAGTCCAAAGCATGGTTAAAAAATCAAGTTCGGAAATCATCACACCAATAGATCAGGCACTTCTTGACGGTGATATAAAAAAGGTTTCACGTCTTTTGGCCAAAGAAGCTAAGGGGCAGACGAGAAGGCCAAGGCCAGTAACAGAAGACGATATTATGGCAACCCTGAGCAAATTATCAGGGATTCCATTGGAAAAACTCAGTCAGGCTGATAGCAAAAAATACCTCAATCTTGAAAAAGAGTTGCACAAGCGCGTGATTGGACAAGAAGACGCTGTTTCAGCCATTTCTAGAGCAATCCGTCGTAATCAATCGGGTATTCGCACTGGTAAACGTCCAATTGGTTCTTTCATGTTCCTTGGACCTACTGGTGTTGGGAAGACTGAATTGGCTAAAGCTTTGGCAGAAGTCCTCTTTGATGACGCGTCAGCCCTTATCCGCTTTGACATGTCAGAGTATATGGAAAAATTTGCGGCATCTCGCCTTAATGGAGCGCCTCCAGGCTATGTTGGTTACGATGAAGGCGGTGAATTAACAGAGAAGGTCAGAAATAAGCCTTATTCTGTCCTCCTCTTTGACGAGGTGGAAAAAGCCCACCCTGACATTTTCAACGTGCTCTTACAAGTGCTTGATGACGGTATGTTGACAGATAGCCGTGGGCGTAAGGTGGACTTCTCAAACACCATTATTATCATGACTAGTAATCTAGGGGCAACAGCTCTGCGGGATGATAAAACAGTTGGCTTTGGGGTAAAAGGGGTCAGCCATGACCACCAAGCCATGGAAAAACGGATTTTGGAAGAATTGAAAAAAGCTTATCGACCAGAATTTATCAACCGAATTGATGAAAAGGTTGTCTTCCATAGCCTTACCCAAGAGAATATGAGGGAAGTGGTTAAGATTATGGTGCAGCCATTGATTGCTAGTTTAGCAGAAAAAGGCATTACCCTCAAATTCCAGCCAATGGCTCTCAAGTACCTTTCAGAGGAAGGCTATGATGTGGAAATGGGTGCTCGTCCATTGCGCCGTACTTTGCAAACGCAGGTAGAAGACAAACTATCCGAATTGATTCTTGCTGGTGACTTGGCAAGTGGTCACACCCTGAAAATTGGGCTTTCCCATGGCAAACTCAGCTTTAACGTTGGGTAA
- a CDS encoding lanthionine synthetase LanC family protein, whose protein sequence is MSQRLAYVLNSYSQLYEDVIYDESIESFSDFISDKIRNQLEVGFDSLKLLDYSWCEGFSGLLLYLCLVNQKKYQLLIVQSQNELFKQHLHMGTSYCHGLASLLQTVISTENDELYEKIVAILITRSYRDSNDCLVFQSEEPSQSVVDFGTGTLGIYWTMLKEKFLFHLDTE, encoded by the coding sequence ATGTCGCAAAGGCTGGCATATGTGCTAAACTCTTATTCACAACTTTATGAGGATGTTATTTATGACGAATCGATAGAAAGTTTTTCAGATTTTATTTCAGATAAAATAAGAAATCAACTAGAGGTGGGTTTTGATAGCCTTAAATTGTTAGACTATTCATGGTGTGAAGGTTTTTCGGGCTTACTTTTGTATTTGTGTTTAGTTAATCAGAAAAAGTATCAGTTATTAATAGTTCAATCTCAAAATGAATTATTCAAGCAACATCTCCACATGGGGACTAGTTATTGCCATGGATTAGCCAGTTTGTTACAAACGGTTATATCCACAGAAAACGATGAGCTATATGAAAAAATTGTGGCGATTTTAATCACACGATCTTATCGAGATTCAAATGATTGCTTAGTCTTTCAAAGTGAGGAACCTAGTCAATCAGTTGTTGACTTTGGTACAGGAACGCTTGGCATTTACTGGACAATGTTAAAAGAGAAATTCTTATTTCATTTAGATACGGAGTAA
- a CDS encoding RluA family pseudouridine synthase, protein MKTVSNSTKGFAVSLQNPYEELTVKELLEDKLLIPRKIRHFLRTKKHILINGNPITWQHLVKKGDQIDLFFDQEDYPDKSILMGQAQQVDCLYEDEHMIIVNKPEGMKTHGNEPTELALLNHVSAYTGQTCYVVHRLDMETSGAIVFAKNPFILPILNRLLEKREIKRDYWALVHGTLTSNKVIYSEPIGRHRHDRRKRVVDVKRGQQAITEVTVLKSFKRGMSLVNCRLQTGRTHQIRVHLAYHGHALCGDPLYGTGKQDCPRLMLHAHQLQLTHPLTQEKICVQATSPTFEKELQSSRG, encoded by the coding sequence ATGAAGACCGTAAGTAATTCCACTAAGGGTTTTGCCGTTAGTCTCCAAAATCCCTACGAAGAACTAACTGTCAAGGAACTGCTCGAAGATAAATTATTAATTCCTCGCAAAATTAGGCACTTTCTGCGAACCAAGAAACACATTCTTATCAATGGCAACCCCATTACCTGGCAGCATTTAGTGAAAAAAGGGGATCAGATTGACCTTTTCTTTGATCAGGAAGATTATCCCGACAAGTCTATTTTGATGGGGCAAGCCCAACAGGTGGATTGCCTTTACGAAGACGAGCACATGATTATCGTCAACAAGCCTGAAGGCATGAAAACTCACGGCAATGAACCTACCGAACTAGCCCTACTCAACCACGTTTCTGCCTATACAGGGCAGACCTGTTATGTGGTTCATCGTTTGGATATGGAAACCAGTGGGGCCATTGTCTTTGCCAAAAACCCTTTTATTCTCCCCATTCTGAATCGTCTTTTGGAAAAGCGAGAGATTAAGCGAGACTATTGGGCACTGGTTCATGGAACTCTGACCAGCAACAAAGTGATCTATAGCGAACCGATTGGTCGCCATCGCCATGATCGCAGAAAACGCGTGGTCGATGTCAAGCGTGGGCAACAAGCTATCACAGAGGTTACTGTCCTCAAATCCTTTAAGCGTGGAATGAGCTTGGTTAACTGCCGATTGCAAACGGGACGAACGCATCAAATTCGCGTTCATTTAGCCTATCACGGCCACGCCTTATGTGGTGACCCTTTGTATGGGACTGGCAAGCAAGACTGTCCTCGTCTCATGCTTCATGCCCACCAATTACAGTTGACACACCCTTTAACACAGGAAAAGATTTGTGTTCAGGCGACGTCTCCCACCTTTGAAAAAGAATTGCAATCGAGTAGAGGCTAA
- a CDS encoding MFS transporter → MNVFLKNRDFRQLSLNQAISLLGDTMFYLAIMQAVSAYAFAPLAVFLITASEQLPQLLQLFTGSFADFQKNRINKMLIMGFAKFLLYSFVAVLSGSGLTIVSVALICLINLVSDILGRFSGSMLTPIFIKLLGDDVAEAMGFNQALVSIVQVFANLCGGLALGFISLQWFAMINALTFLFTFLGLCYIRKDLKGYEKELPETTDFNLKNYISHMWQSLRILFGFSTIFKLFVILAIGQSILGMIVPLSSLLLIKHPFLGLSVGFSLGLLSIAIFVGMLLGNISTTILRKSLSTRNAMLLAQMMGFVMVVGIFFSQFAVILLGAFGNVFFMGVINPRLQELFFKHIPKDKMGAIESALGFLLTCIAGVLSMLMVFIATQHTTLAAYLAVAVLAFSSILLVRIKSFE, encoded by the coding sequence ATGAATGTCTTTTTAAAAAATAGGGACTTTAGACAGCTATCGCTGAATCAGGCTATTTCGCTATTGGGCGATACCATGTTTTATCTGGCCATTATGCAGGCTGTATCGGCTTATGCTTTTGCGCCACTGGCGGTTTTTTTGATTACTGCTTCAGAGCAATTACCACAGTTATTGCAGTTATTTACAGGGAGCTTTGCGGATTTTCAAAAAAATAGAATCAACAAAATGCTGATTATGGGTTTTGCCAAGTTTTTGCTCTACAGTTTTGTAGCAGTCTTATCAGGAAGTGGATTGACCATTGTCAGTGTTGCCTTGATTTGTCTTATCAATCTTGTATCAGATATACTGGGTCGATTTTCGGGCTCCATGCTAACCCCTATCTTTATCAAATTACTGGGTGATGATGTTGCTGAGGCTATGGGTTTTAATCAAGCACTAGTAAGTATTGTGCAAGTTTTCGCAAATCTTTGTGGAGGGTTAGCCTTAGGCTTTATCAGTTTGCAGTGGTTTGCTATGATCAACGCCTTGACCTTCCTCTTTACTTTTTTGGGATTATGTTATATTCGCAAGGATTTGAAGGGTTACGAAAAAGAATTGCCAGAAACAACAGACTTTAATTTGAAAAATTATATCAGCCATATGTGGCAGTCCTTACGAATCTTATTTGGCTTTTCAACAATATTCAAGTTATTTGTTATCTTAGCTATTGGACAAAGCATTTTGGGAATGATTGTTCCTTTATCGAGCTTATTGCTGATTAAGCATCCTTTTTTGGGCTTATCGGTTGGCTTTTCTTTAGGCTTATTATCCATTGCTATTTTTGTCGGCATGCTTTTGGGAAATATCAGCACGACAATCTTAAGAAAGAGCTTATCGACGCGAAATGCTATGTTATTAGCTCAAATGATGGGTTTTGTGATGGTTGTAGGGATTTTCTTCTCTCAATTTGCTGTGATTCTGCTTGGAGCTTTTGGAAATGTTTTCTTCATGGGAGTCATTAATCCTAGACTTCAAGAATTGTTCTTTAAGCATATTCCAAAAGACAAAATGGGAGCGATTGAGTCTGCCTTAGGTTTTCTCTTAACATGTATAGCAGGTGTACTATCTATGCTGATGGTATTTATAGCCACACAACATACTACATTAGCTGCTTATCTAGCGGTGGCAGTCTTAGCTTTTTCAAGTATTTTGTTAGTGAGGATCAAGTCTTTCGAATAG
- the groL gene encoding chaperonin GroEL (60 kDa chaperone family; promotes refolding of misfolded polypeptides especially under stressful conditions; forms two stacked rings of heptamers to form a barrel-shaped 14mer; ends can be capped by GroES; misfolded proteins enter the barrel where they are refolded when GroES binds) produces the protein MSKDIKFSADARAAMVRGVDILADTVKVTLGPKGRNVVLEKAFGSPLITNDGVTIAKEIELEDHFENMGAKLVSEVASKTNDIAGDGTTTATVLTQAIVREGLKNVTAGANPIGIRRGIETATATAVEALKAIAQPVSGKEAIAQVAAVSSRSEKVGEYISEAMERVGNDGVITIEESRGMETELEVVEGMQFDRGYLSQYMVTDNEKMVADLENPFILITDKKVSNIQDILPLLEEVLKTSRPLLIIADDVDGEALPTLVLNKIRGTFNVVAVKAPGFGDRRKAMLEDIAILTGGTVITEDLGLELKDATMSALGQAAKVTIDKDSTVIVEGAGSSEAIANRVGLIKSQLETTTSDFDREKLQERLAKLAGGVAVIKVGAATETALKEMKLRIEDALNATRAAVEEGIVAGGGTALITVIEKVAALDLDGDDATGRNIVLRALEEPVRQIAFNAGYEGSVVIDKLKHSPAGTGFNAATGEWVDMIATGIIDPVKVTRSALQNAASVASLILTTEAVVANKPEPAAPAMPAGMDPGMMGGF, from the coding sequence ATGTCAAAAGATATTAAATTTTCAGCAGATGCGCGTGCTGCAATGGTGCGTGGGGTTGATATTTTAGCGGATACGGTAAAGGTAACGCTTGGTCCTAAAGGTCGTAACGTCGTGCTTGAAAAAGCCTTTGGTTCCCCTTTAATTACCAATGATGGGGTTACCATTGCTAAAGAAATCGAGTTAGAAGATCACTTTGAGAATATGGGAGCTAAGTTGGTCTCTGAAGTAGCTTCTAAAACCAATGATATTGCAGGTGACGGTACTACTACTGCAACAGTCTTGACACAGGCTATCGTCCGTGAAGGGCTTAAAAATGTGACTGCTGGTGCTAACCCAATTGGTATCCGTCGTGGGATTGAAACAGCAACAGCAACAGCTGTTGAAGCCTTGAAAGCTATTGCTCAGCCCGTCTCTGGTAAAGAAGCTATTGCTCAGGTTGCTGCTGTGTCATCTCGTTCTGAAAAAGTTGGGGAATACATCTCAGAAGCAATGGAACGTGTGGGTAACGATGGTGTGATTACTATCGAAGAATCACGTGGAATGGAAACAGAGCTTGAAGTGGTAGAAGGCATGCAGTTTGACCGTGGTTACCTGTCTCAATACATGGTTACAGACAATGAAAAAATGGTTGCAGACCTTGAAAACCCATTTATTCTGATTACTGATAAAAAAGTGTCAAACATTCAAGACATTCTCCCATTGCTTGAGGAAGTTCTCAAAACCAGCCGTCCATTGTTGATTATTGCAGATGACGTTGACGGCGAAGCCCTTCCAACCCTTGTTTTGAATAAAATTCGTGGTACGTTTAATGTGGTTGCTGTCAAAGCTCCAGGCTTTGGTGACCGTCGTAAGGCCATGCTTGAGGACATTGCTATTTTGACAGGTGGTACAGTCATTACAGAAGATCTTGGTCTTGAATTGAAAGATGCTACGATGTCAGCTCTTGGTCAAGCCGCTAAAGTGACCATTGACAAAGACAGCACTGTCATTGTGGAGGGAGCAGGCAGTTCTGAGGCGATTGCCAACCGTGTTGGGTTGATTAAGTCACAACTGGAAACCACAACATCTGACTTTGATCGTGAAAAATTACAAGAACGCTTGGCTAAATTAGCTGGTGGTGTGGCTGTCATCAAGGTAGGTGCCGCAACAGAAACAGCCCTTAAAGAAATGAAACTTCGTATCGAAGATGCCTTGAATGCTACACGTGCGGCTGTTGAAGAAGGTATCGTTGCTGGTGGTGGGACAGCGCTTATTACAGTTATTGAAAAAGTAGCAGCCCTTGATCTTGATGGCGATGATGCTACTGGTCGTAATATCGTACTTCGTGCCTTAGAAGAACCGGTACGTCAAATTGCTTTCAACGCTGGTTATGAAGGGTCTGTGGTTATCGATAAATTGAAACATAGCCCTGCTGGAACAGGTTTCAATGCCGCAACAGGTGAGTGGGTAGACATGATTGCTACTGGTATCATTGACCCTGTTAAAGTAACGCGTTCAGCCCTTCAAAATGCTGCTTCTGTGGCTAGCCTTATCTTAACAACTGAAGCAGTTGTTGCTAACAAACCAGAACCAGCTGCGCCAGCAATGCCAGCAGGAATGGATCCAGGCATGATGGGTGGTTTCTAG
- a CDS encoding zinc ribbon domain-containing protein: MTKLFHNQTFNKIVLVVGSCCLLLLIFGAFHYSKANRINTYLKARSVPSGRVFENIKEYLVWTDTKEQITNDEAKFTDFRRYSQRELAQKAKELKEAGPDSAIQVKSVGRRFLIFPDYRIAIKPMDLTLKTNVPQMDLLLNHKKVAVSDSEDFSVKLDRLPMADYTASINGTHNGRKIKVNKAYDGENRVLDLSVTFKTFMVTSNVKEGDLYFEDNRVGTLKEGHFQVEDYPVTDSAKAYIKKTFPDGDLKSRKYALADVTDGDNLEITIDHLLGEEKAGQLLVSAFDQLIHYLRTGQDAANLGSVFEAGASNAFYRGLKESIQAKFQTDVRKASSLNIPSILLTKMTQVGKESYLLDFTATYEFMYDQSTDPAKQTSGHISQELIGKMTLKKVGDHYLISQTGTKNITVASEQNQVKVPSVFPENFLGTWVGQTNDLSVEMTLAEDGSVTTKVVIKNGHRSETKTAKITKVEDKGDGLYLYTADPSSNLGALTPGTGLGGVNVKYAYGFKVSGNIATPLVWQAGANSDFDYSKPLAGITLKKQ, translated from the coding sequence ATGACCAAGTTATTTCATAACCAGACATTTAACAAAATAGTCCTTGTTGTTGGGAGTTGCTGTCTCTTGCTTCTGATTTTTGGAGCCTTTCATTATTCTAAAGCAAACCGGATTAACACCTATCTGAAAGCGCGATCAGTTCCTTCTGGCCGTGTTTTTGAAAACATCAAGGAATACTTGGTTTGGACTGATACCAAGGAACAAATCACTAATGATGAAGCCAAATTTACTGATTTCAGGCGATATAGCCAAAGAGAGCTAGCTCAAAAGGCGAAGGAACTCAAAGAAGCAGGCCCAGACAGTGCGATTCAGGTAAAATCTGTTGGCCGTCGCTTTTTGATATTTCCAGATTACCGTATCGCCATCAAACCCATGGATTTAACCCTAAAAACCAATGTGCCTCAAATGGACCTTCTCTTAAATCATAAAAAGGTGGCTGTTTCTGATTCAGAAGACTTTTCCGTCAAACTAGACCGCCTGCCCATGGCAGATTACACTGCCAGCATCAATGGAACTCATAATGGCCGCAAGATTAAGGTTAACAAAGCCTATGACGGCGAAAACCGCGTGCTTGATTTGAGTGTGACCTTCAAAACATTTATGGTGACCAGCAATGTCAAAGAAGGGGACCTTTATTTTGAGGATAACCGTGTTGGCACCTTAAAAGAAGGCCACTTCCAAGTTGAAGATTATCCTGTCACAGATAGTGCCAAAGCCTACATTAAGAAAACTTTTCCAGATGGCGACCTTAAATCAAGAAAATATGCTCTAGCGGACGTGACAGACGGTGATAACTTGGAGATTACCATTGATCATCTGTTAGGAGAAGAAAAAGCAGGGCAGCTATTAGTATCGGCCTTTGACCAACTGATACACTATCTTAGGACTGGTCAAGATGCCGCGAATCTAGGAAGTGTCTTTGAAGCAGGTGCCAGCAATGCATTTTATAGGGGCTTGAAAGAATCCATTCAGGCTAAATTCCAGACAGACGTTCGCAAAGCTAGCAGCCTTAATATTCCTTCCATTCTTCTGACGAAAATGACTCAAGTTGGTAAGGAATCCTACCTACTGGATTTTACTGCTACCTATGAGTTCATGTATGATCAATCAACAGACCCAGCCAAGCAAACCTCAGGGCATATTAGTCAAGAATTGATCGGAAAAATGACCTTGAAAAAAGTCGGAGACCATTATCTGATTAGCCAAACGGGAACTAAAAATATTACCGTTGCTAGCGAACAGAACCAGGTCAAAGTGCCTTCTGTTTTCCCTGAAAACTTTTTAGGCACCTGGGTAGGACAGACAAATGACTTGTCTGTTGAGATGACCCTAGCAGAAGACGGTAGCGTGACCACTAAAGTAGTTATTAAAAATGGTCATCGTAGCGAAACCAAGACCGCTAAAATTACCAAGGTTGAGGACAAAGGAGATGGGCTTTACCTCTATACAGCAGACCCAAGTAGTAATCTAGGGGCTCTGACTCCAGGAACAGGTTTGGGTGGTGTTAATGTCAAATATGCCTATGGTTTTAAGGTATCAGGTAATATTGCGACACCTCTTGTTTGGCAAGCGGGTGCCAACAGCGACTTTGATTATAGCAAACCATTAGCAGGAATCACTTTGAAGAAACAATAA
- a CDS encoding 8-oxo-dGTP diphosphatase: MIEMIKNWVNICVKHNNMILLLYRQHDNFPGWIQPGGKVEPCESFFEAALRELKEETGLTALNLQLKGISGFINPNKPERYVYYDFLCESFEGELLTESREGLPKWHAIADLDKLDMQKDIRERLPLYWRKGSFERIHYWSESQKKVVKTVTHLYD; this comes from the coding sequence ATGATAGAAATGATTAAAAACTGGGTCAATATTTGTGTCAAACATAACAATATGATTTTATTACTGTATAGGCAACACGATAACTTCCCAGGATGGATTCAGCCAGGAGGTAAAGTCGAGCCCTGCGAATCTTTCTTTGAGGCAGCGCTTAGGGAACTCAAAGAGGAAACGGGCTTGACTGCCCTCAACCTACAATTAAAGGGCATTTCAGGCTTTATCAATCCCAATAAGCCAGAGCGTTATGTTTATTACGATTTTCTTTGTGAATCCTTTGAAGGAGAGCTGCTGACAGAGTCGCGTGAGGGACTCCCAAAATGGCATGCCATAGCAGACTTGGACAAGCTGGACATGCAAAAAGATATCCGTGAGCGTCTGCCTCTTTATTGGCGAAAGGGCTCTTTTGAGCGCATTCACTACTGGTCGGAAAGCCAGAAAAAGGTGGTCAAAACCGTAACACACCTTTATGACTAA
- a CDS encoding C69 family dipeptidase, with translation MTKKKMALGLLTVLTAFSFQNVSYACTGFIIGKELTTDGSTIYGRTEDLEPNHNKNFVVRPAKDNKPGEMWKDQANGFEYPLPEHSYRYTAVPDVTPKEGVYDEAGFNEYGVSMSATVSASANDAIQKIDPYVKNGLAESSMASVILPSVKTAREGIELIAKMVTEKGSAEGNIVTLADKDGIWYMEILSGHQYVAIKFPDDKFAVFPNTFYLGHVDFNDKENTIASADVEKVAKKAKSYTEVDGKFHIAQSYNPPLSDANRSRSFSGIKSLDPDSKVTYKDSNYELLQSTDKTFSLKDAMKLQRNRFEGLNLKPLDQMALDGKGKPKSKDAVKGYAYPISNPNVMEAHIFQLKKDIPAELGGGVMWLSVGSPRNAPYLPYLGNISKTYKAYQEKSTKYNDKSWYWTVSHINELVAAHPKQFGTKVIDEMKDLEKNWIAEQDQTNKELSQLVQTDPAAAQEKADTVSLARAEKTFKRLKAIEAKLVKESGEKASSKNTKS, from the coding sequence ATGACAAAGAAAAAAATGGCTCTCGGGCTTTTGACTGTCCTAACAGCATTTTCGTTCCAAAATGTTAGTTACGCTTGCACAGGTTTTATCATTGGTAAAGAGTTAACAACAGATGGTTCCACGATCTATGGACGCACAGAAGACCTTGAACCCAACCATAATAAGAATTTTGTGGTTCGACCAGCTAAGGATAATAAGCCTGGAGAAATGTGGAAAGACCAAGCCAACGGGTTTGAGTATCCTCTACCTGAGCATTCTTACCGCTACACAGCCGTTCCTGATGTAACCCCTAAAGAGGGGGTCTATGACGAAGCAGGCTTTAATGAATACGGGGTCTCCATGTCCGCAACGGTGTCAGCTTCAGCTAATGATGCTATTCAGAAAATCGATCCTTACGTTAAAAATGGTTTAGCAGAATCGTCTATGGCCAGTGTCATTTTACCAAGCGTCAAAACAGCCCGTGAAGGCATCGAATTGATTGCTAAAATGGTCACTGAAAAAGGTTCTGCCGAAGGAAACATCGTTACCTTGGCTGACAAAGACGGCATCTGGTACATGGAAATCCTCTCTGGGCACCAATACGTTGCTATCAAATTCCCAGATGATAAATTTGCCGTTTTCCCAAATACCTTCTATCTCGGACATGTTGATTTCAACGATAAGGAAAATACCATTGCCTCAGCCGATGTGGAAAAGGTCGCTAAAAAAGCCAAATCTTATACCGAAGTTGATGGTAAATTTCATATTGCCCAATCCTACAATCCACCGCTAAGCGATGCTAACCGCTCTCGCTCTTTCTCAGGGATTAAATCACTTGACCCTGATTCAAAAGTAACCTATAAAGACAGCAATTATGAGTTGCTCCAAAGCACTGATAAGACCTTTAGTCTAAAAGACGCTATGAAGCTACAACGTAACCGTTTTGAAGGGCTTAATCTTAAACCACTTGACCAAATGGCATTAGACGGTAAAGGGAAACCAAAATCTAAGGATGCTGTTAAGGGCTATGCCTATCCGATTTCCAACCCAAATGTCATGGAAGCTCATATTTTCCAACTGAAAAAAGATATTCCTGCTGAATTGGGTGGCGGCGTCATGTGGCTATCTGTTGGCAGTCCTCGTAATGCCCCTTATCTGCCATACCTTGGCAACATCAGCAAGACCTACAAGGCTTATCAAGAAAAGAGTACCAAATACAATGACAAATCTTGGTATTGGACGGTTTCCCACATTAATGAGCTTGTGGCTGCCCATCCAAAACAATTTGGAACTAAAGTTATTGATGAGATGAAAGACTTGGAAAAAAACTGGATAGCTGAACAAGACCAAACCAATAAGGAACTTAGCCAACTCGTTCAAACGGATCCTGCGGCTGCTCAAGAAAAAGCTGACACCGTTTCCTTGGCTCGAGCAGAAAAAACCTTCAAACGCTTAAAAGCTATTGAAGCTAAGTTGGTTAAAGAAAGTGGCGAGAAAGCCTCATCAAAAAACACTAAATCCTAA
- the groES gene encoding co-chaperone GroES yields the protein MLKPLGDRVVVRFDEDKEQTVGGFVLAGTHKESTRKATVLAVSENGIRTITGDAVLPSVAVGQEVLVENGHDLEVTVDGEKVSIIREADIIAIVAE from the coding sequence ATGTTAAAACCATTAGGTGACCGTGTGGTCGTAAGATTTGACGAAGACAAAGAACAGACTGTCGGTGGTTTTGTCCTTGCAGGTACTCATAAAGAGTCAACACGAAAAGCGACAGTTCTAGCTGTCAGTGAAAATGGCATTCGCACCATCACAGGTGACGCTGTTCTTCCATCAGTAGCAGTTGGTCAGGAAGTTTTGGTTGAAAACGGGCATGATTTGGAAGTAACTGTTGATGGCGAAAAAGTATCCATCATTCGTGAAGCTGACATCATCGCTATTGTCGCAGAATAA